In Fusarium fujikuroi IMI 58289 draft genome, chromosome FFUJ_chr08, one genomic interval encodes:
- a CDS encoding related to methyltransferase: protein MTTIEAHPVVDADDSHSDADSSLGADNASSTDSLRSSILDFRQENGRTYHAFRDGKYNLPNDDEENERLDLQHNLFLLTLDNKLGLSPPNLPDSKVKRVLDVGTGTGIWAIDFGDEHPEATVIGVDLSPSQPSFVPPNVRFEIDDIDEEWTYSEPFDFIHSRFMNFSIQNWKSYFTKIYQNLAPGGYVELQDVDVIMGSDDGTLKEDHTMYKWCRLLDEAAGKFNRSFERTTNFKDMLKEVGFVDIVETRYKWPTNHWPKDKKYKELGQWNNVNAASALEALTMAPFTRGLGWSREEVEVFLVQLRQDWNNPKIHAYWPICVTYAKKPEA, encoded by the exons ATGACGACCATCGAAGCGCATCCCGTCGTAGACGCTGACGATAGC CACTCTGACGCAGACTCGTCACTTGGTGCA GACAATGCATCTTCGACAGacagcttgagaagctcaattCTTGACTTCCGTCAAGAAAACGGAAGAACGTATCATGCTTTCCGAGACGGCA AATACAATCTCCCgaatgatgacgaggagaacGAAAGACTGG ATCTACAACATAACTTGTTCCTGCTCACTCTTGATAACAAGCTCGGTCTAAGCCCTCCTAACCTTCCCGACTCCAAGGTTAAGCGCGTCCTCGACGTTGGTACTGGAACCGGTATCTGGGCAATTGACTTTGGCGACGAGCACCCCGAGGCAACA GTCATTGGCGTTGACCTCTCGCCGAGCCAGCCGAGCTT TGTGCCGCCAAATGTTCGCTTCGagattgatgatatcgacgagGAATGGACTTACAGCGAACCGTTCGATTTTATTCACAGCAGATTTATGAACTTTAGCATTCAGAACTGGAAGTCGTACTTCACCAAGATCTACCA GAACTTGGCTCCAGGCGGCTATGTTGAACTGcaagatgtcgatgtcaTCATGGGCAGCGACGATGGCACCCTCAAGGAAGACCATACCATGTACAAATGGTGCCGACTTCTCGACGAGGCAGCCGGAAAGTTCAACCGCTCATTCGAGCGCACAACCAACTTCAAGGATATGCTGAAAGAGGTCGGATTCGTTGATATTGTTGAGACGCGCTACAAGTGGCCTACCAACCATTGgcccaaggacaagaagtaCAAGGAGCTGGGCCAGTGGAATAACGTCAATGCAGCCTCTGCTCTGGAGGCGCTGACTATGGCGCCTTTCACGAGAGGACTGGGCTGGAGCCgtgaggaggtggaggtgtTTTTGGTGCAGCTGAGACAGGACTGGAATAACCCCAAGATCCATGCTTATTGGCCCAT TTGCGTTACTTATGCTAAGAAGCCCGAAGCGTAG